Below is a genomic region from Eupeodes corollae chromosome 1, idEupCoro1.1, whole genome shotgun sequence.
aaatgtacatatctaacaaataaaaaaagggaaattaagcttaaatgtttcaaaTAAGCTATGACATCAATCATTCTGCAGAAGCTGCTGTCTGAAAATGTAGAGAGGCAAACCCTTGTGGTTTCTAAAAAGGTTTGCAATGTTTTGGATCCTTCATCTTCGCTTGGACACAGTTTAAATTTGAAGTAGACGTCTAtaataagaacaaatattttattaaaaaagggtTAGCATGgtaaagaatttgttttaaactttgtttactTAACTTAATGTATCGACCCTTTCGGTACAATTTATCATTATTATGTCCCAAATTAAGTTCAAATAGCCAAAAGTACACTTCTAGTTTAAGTGAATTAAGTCCCAATTCATAAATTTACCTTATTAACGGTTATTTTCTTACTAGAGGTAGAGCTCTTTAAGTAATGATAACGCCACTCAGTTATCTTGAAtgtatacaaaaacttttaaggtgAAAACATCattcaaataattgtttgatcaaataaaatttaatgtcagGTTTAAAACGGCTCTATTAAGACCCCTACCTTACtgtaaaacaatcaaaaacataCGTGTGCTTCACCAATTAAAAGTGGCCCGATGTTTTTAGtacaaaagaaaatcaatttaggTTTTTTATATAACATTCATGTATCCCATTATGCTAgcatgtttaaaaatttcaaatattctgTTATTGGCGTCATCTCCTCCAGCGGCAAAGGAAGTGCTATAAAACAATTCCCCGTGAACATCTCTCTCAAACTCTTGCGAAAGTAAACTCAGTTCTTCTTCAGTTCCACATAACCATGGTAAGAAATGCATACAAATCATAACGCCATAAAAAGCATACTTCGTAAAGTGGTTATTGAAGTCATCGAATCTGTATATTGAAAGCAAATAAATGTGAAAATTATGGTTAATACACTATTTAGAATAACAATCTTACGAATATGACTCAAGAAGGTTTTTAGTTGTTTCATCATTTGGTTTTAGAACTTCGGACATTGTATTGAACAATGTCttatggtaaaattttaatagatcCATCCAAAACTCATGCCGTATTGAACGTTCCATATTCAtgaacatagcaaaacttaaatcAATGCATGGAGTTCCAAAACGTAGTTCCTGGAGACATTGAACCGTTTAGTTtgataaaaaatcgaaaataaataaatttacctGAAAATCAATTAGTTTGCAGTCTTTTGGATTGCTGTCATCTCCTTCATATTTAAACATAACATTATTCCGATTGAAATCGCCATGAAGAATGGCAGCatactttttatcattttcgTTATGAATCGTTCGAATGAATTCTAATAATTTTGTAGGAGTCTTTCCATATTTTGTGTACAATCTGTTTATGTTATTTTCTAATTGAATATCATGAGAATTGTCCTTTgaaatgagattttttttacagcgattaaaataatcaaagaaTCGATCAAAGGCAACTTTATATATTGGATCATAGAAATTCTTGGTAGAGTCTGCAGTCTCTACAAATGGTAAAGGGACTATACTTTTAATCAATTCTTCcaaatgtttatctttttttatccTTAGTGCATATGTCATTGCATGGTATTCTGCTAGTGGTTTGACCATAGCAAGCATGTGTGGTTTATCTAAATATAGTCGAGGACCCATGGCGTAACCTTTCTCCTTTAAATGCTCTAACACTAAAACGCTTTCATTAGAAGTTGTTCCGTCACTATTAAGCCCTGCAAATACAAATAAGAATTATAttaaaagatgttaaaaaaaatggcagCACATTTAAAACCGTCAATTTTTCCATATTTCGCTGCATAAACCTTGGGAATCCAACATTCTGCTTTAGTGGATTGAGCAGCAGCTTCTGATAATACTTTTTCATAGTAAGGTATAACTTTGGAGTAAATCAATATCTCGTTTGCAAACTGAATATAACATCTACTTGATACTCTAAAATGTTCATCACCTTTCATAAACTTAGCTAAGAGCCTACGTGAAGTTTCTCTGAAAAATAAAGTTCGTTATTTAAATTCTGAGTTTAACAAATATTAAGCatcttactttttatttctctcGTCAGAAACTTTCATATTTATTGTATACAAAGCAGACATAAACCCATCTAAGCCTGTGGAATGCTCAACTTCAAATTCCAAAAGTTTGTCTGGTCGTAGTTTCTCTTCAATTTCTTTGATGAGAACATTGTTAATGTATGATAAATGATCCTTTTCAgttgacatttgacaatttgagtctaaaaacaatttcaatgagGGTTAGAGATagatacaaattataaattttaaaatgaagattAAATGTGTTAAAACTGCACAAAATCAGGGCTTCTATTAATTTTAAGCCtctaaagttttaaagtttataat
It encodes:
- the LOC129940178 gene encoding uncharacterized protein LOC129940178 isoform X3: MSLGLGAHSHNSNCQMSTEKDHLSYINNVLIKEIEEKLRPDKLLEFEVEHSTGLDGFMSALYTINMKVSDERNKKETSRRLLAKFMKGDEHFRVSSRCYIQFANEILIYSKVIPYYEKVLSEAAAQSTKAECWIPKVYAAKYGKIDGLNSDGTTSNESVLVLEHLKEKGYAMGPRLYLDKPHMLAMVKPLAEYHAMTYALRIKKDKHLEELIKSIVPLPFVETADSTKNFYDPIYKVAFDRFFDYFNRCKKNLISKDNSHDIQLENNINRLYTKYGKTPTKLLEFIRTIHNENDKKYAAILHGDFNRNNVMFKYEGDDSNPKDCKLIDFQELRFGTPCIDLSFAMFMNMERSIRHEFWMDLLKFYHKTLFNTMSEVLKPNDETTKNLLESYSFDDFNNHFTKYAFYGVMICMHFLPWLCGTEEELSLLSQEFERDVHGELFYSTSFAAGGDDANNRIFEIFKHASIMGYMNVI
- the LOC129940178 gene encoding uncharacterized protein LOC129940178 isoform X1, with translation MDNPIQYCTRAKILLTSHPLYQLANTSMSLGLGAHSHNSNCQMSTEKDHLSYINNVLIKEIEEKLRPDKLLEFEVEHSTGLDGFMSALYTINMKVSDERNKKETSRRLLAKFMKGDEHFRVSSRCYIQFANEILIYSKVIPYYEKVLSEAAAQSTKAECWIPKVYAAKYGKIDGLNSDGTTSNESVLVLEHLKEKGYAMGPRLYLDKPHMLAMVKPLAEYHAMTYALRIKKDKHLEELIKSIVPLPFVETADSTKNFYDPIYKVAFDRFFDYFNRCKKNLISKDNSHDIQLENNINRLYTKYGKTPTKLLEFIRTIHNENDKKYAAILHGDFNRNNVMFKYEGDDSNPKDCKLIDFQELRFGTPCIDLSFAMFMNMERSIRHEFWMDLLKFYHKTLFNTMSEVLKPNDETTKNLLESYSFDDFNNHFTKYAFYGVMICMHFLPWLCGTEEELSLLSQEFERDVHGELFYSTSFAAGGDDANNRIFEIFKHASIMGYMNVI
- the LOC129940178 gene encoding uncharacterized protein LOC129940178 isoform X4, coding for MSTEKDHLSYINNVLIKEIEEKLRPDKLLEFEVEHSTGLDGFMSALYTINMKVSDERNKKETSRRLLAKFMKGDEHFRVSSRCYIQFANEILIYSKVIPYYEKVLSEAAAQSTKAECWIPKVYAAKYGKIDGLNSDGTTSNESVLVLEHLKEKGYAMGPRLYLDKPHMLAMVKPLAEYHAMTYALRIKKDKHLEELIKSIVPLPFVETADSTKNFYDPIYKVAFDRFFDYFNRCKKNLISKDNSHDIQLENNINRLYTKYGKTPTKLLEFIRTIHNENDKKYAAILHGDFNRNNVMFKYEGDDSNPKDCKLIDFQELRFGTPCIDLSFAMFMNMERSIRHEFWMDLLKFYHKTLFNTMSEVLKPNDETTKNLLESYSFDDFNNHFTKYAFYGVMICMHFLPWLCGTEEELSLLSQEFERDVHGELFYSTSFAAGGDDANNRIFEIFKHASIMGYMNVI
- the LOC129940178 gene encoding uncharacterized protein LOC129940178 isoform X2 codes for the protein MILLHVRSLGLGAHSHNSNCQMSTEKDHLSYINNVLIKEIEEKLRPDKLLEFEVEHSTGLDGFMSALYTINMKVSDERNKKETSRRLLAKFMKGDEHFRVSSRCYIQFANEILIYSKVIPYYEKVLSEAAAQSTKAECWIPKVYAAKYGKIDGLNSDGTTSNESVLVLEHLKEKGYAMGPRLYLDKPHMLAMVKPLAEYHAMTYALRIKKDKHLEELIKSIVPLPFVETADSTKNFYDPIYKVAFDRFFDYFNRCKKNLISKDNSHDIQLENNINRLYTKYGKTPTKLLEFIRTIHNENDKKYAAILHGDFNRNNVMFKYEGDDSNPKDCKLIDFQELRFGTPCIDLSFAMFMNMERSIRHEFWMDLLKFYHKTLFNTMSEVLKPNDETTKNLLESYSFDDFNNHFTKYAFYGVMICMHFLPWLCGTEEELSLLSQEFERDVHGELFYSTSFAAGGDDANNRIFEIFKHASIMGYMNVI